In Streptomyces paludis, the genomic stretch CCCCGGTCGCCGGTGTCGAGGACCTTGCGCAGCAGGGTGGTCAGGGTGGTGCGCTCGGCGGGGGACAGCTCGTGCAGGAGCGCTTCCTGCGCGCGCTCGGCCAGGGCGAGCAGCCGATGCTGCAACTCCTCACCCTCGGGGGTGAGTTCGACGAGCTGGCGCCGGCGGTCGGCGGGGTCGCGGGTGCGCCGGGACAGGCCGCGCTCCTCCAGGGTGTCCAGGTAGCCGACCAAGTGGCTGCGGTTCAGGCCGAGTCGGTCGGCGAGCACATGCTGGGGGAGCGGGCCGAAGTCGGCGAGCGCGGTGAGCGTGGCGAAGTGGGGGAGTCTCAGGCCGTGGTCCGCGACCGCGGCGATCAGGATGTCGTGGCCGAGCCGGGCGACATGGCTGATCAGGTAGGTGGGCAGCGCGAGCAGGCTCGGCGGGCGGGTGGTGCTGTCCATCGGTGGCGTCCGCGGTTTACGGTCCGAGGCGTCGTTCATGGGGAGCAGCATATCCATGGAAAGGCGCTGGACGTAATCATGTCTCGATGTAATCATTACGACCCGACATCGATGAGTCCCCGTGCTCGATGCCGGCGAGTGGCGCTGTCCCGCGCCGTCCACCTCCGCCTCCGAAGAGATCTCAGAGGTTCTCCTCATGACCGACCCGACGACCGATCCGGCGACTGATCAGACGACCGATCCGACGACCGCACCGGCTCCGCCACGGGCCGCGGAAGGACCACCGCGCG encodes the following:
- a CDS encoding MarR family winged helix-turn-helix transcriptional regulator is translated as MNDASDRKPRTPPMDSTTRPPSLLALPTYLISHVARLGHDILIAAVADHGLRLPHFATLTALADFGPLPQHVLADRLGLNRSHLVGYLDTLEERGLSRRTRDPADRRRQLVELTPEGEELQHRLLALAERAQEALLHELSPAERTTLTTLLRKVLDTGDRGASTGD